A genomic window from Solanum stenotomum isolate F172 chromosome 10, ASM1918654v1, whole genome shotgun sequence includes:
- the LOC125841862 gene encoding auxin-responsive protein IAA29-like yields MELELGLAISNCNHFPTNGIKDSFDDSFSDMKMKIKQKRCFEESFEDKGVVERKTLSLFIWNGQPNEDDDHHGRNKKPFNATCHKDFEKENLKLLGWPPINTWRKKQFHNQGHAGWITNDRNNNNTNIIVGRRNSMYVKVKMEGVPIGRKVDIRLYHSYQLLTQNLLQMFSKYQNSGNNSTRFTILYQDREGDWMLAGDVPWKTFVETVQRIEIQKNEK; encoded by the exons ATGGAACTAGAGCTTGGCCTTGCTATTTCAAATTGTAACCATTTTCCCACCAATGGGATCAAGGATAGTTTTGATGATAGCTTTTCCGATATGAAGATGAAGATAAAGCAAAAACGATGTTTTGAAGAGTCCTTTGAGGATAAAGGAGTAGTTGAACGTAAAACTTTGTCTTTGTTCATATGGAATGGCCAGCCAAATGAAGATGATGATCACCATGGAAGAAACAAGAAACCTTTTAATGCTACTTGTCACAA ggattttgagaaagaaaatctTAAACTACTTGGGTGGCCACCAATTAACACATGgagaaaaaaacaatttcataatCAAGGTCATGCAGGTTGGATTACAAATGATAGAAACAATAACAATACCAATATTATTGTTGGAAGAAGAAACTCTATGTATGTAAAGGTGAAGATGGAAGGGGTGCCTATAGGAAGGAAGGTTGATATTAGGCTCTATCATTCTTATCAACTTCTTACCCAAAATTTACTTCAAATGTTTTCAAAAT ACCAAAATAGTGGAAATAATAGTACGCGCTTTACAATCTTGTACCAAGACAGAGAAGGAGACTGGATGCTTGCTGGAGATGTACCATGGAA AACATTCGTGGAGACTGTTCAAAGAATTGAGATACAAAAGAATGAGAAATGA